The following are encoded together in the Roseobacter denitrificans OCh 114 genome:
- a CDS encoding glutathione S-transferase — protein sequence MRLYHSPASPFVRKVTVLLHELGQTDAVTLKTVTTTALASDEALKTANPLARLPALERDDGITLYDSRVITAYLNDLFNGGFYPQNSSRWETLTLEATGDGMMDSGVAMVYETRLRDAEQVSQAWIDAQWAKIERTLFALNTRWISHLSGPLTMGQISVACALSYLDFRHDTRNWRQGNEALAKWHAGFDSRPSMRATHP from the coding sequence ATGAGACTATACCATTCGCCAGCGTCACCGTTCGTGCGCAAAGTCACCGTTTTGCTGCATGAGCTTGGTCAGACCGATGCTGTGACGCTGAAAACGGTCACGACGACAGCGCTTGCGTCGGATGAGGCGCTCAAGACGGCCAATCCGCTGGCGCGTTTGCCTGCGCTCGAACGGGACGACGGCATCACGCTCTATGACAGCCGCGTCATTACCGCCTATCTGAACGATCTGTTCAACGGCGGGTTTTATCCGCAGAATTCATCGCGCTGGGAAACACTGACGCTGGAAGCGACAGGGGATGGCATGATGGATTCGGGTGTCGCCATGGTCTATGAGACACGCCTGCGCGACGCCGAACAGGTCTCACAAGCGTGGATCGACGCGCAGTGGGCAAAGATCGAGCGCACGCTTTTTGCCCTGAACACGCGTTGGATCAGCCATTTGTCAGGCCCTTTGACGATGGGGCAGATTTCGGTGGCCTGTGCCTTGTCCTACCTCGATTTTCGGCACGACACGCGCAACTGGCGACAGGGAAACGAAGCACTCGCGAAATGGCACGCGGGATTTGATTCGCGCCCCTCGATGCGTGCGACTCACCCTTGA
- the petA gene encoding ubiquinol-cytochrome c reductase iron-sulfur subunit produces MSHAEDHEGTRRDFLYYATAGAGAVTAGAAIWPLVNQMNPTADVLALSSIRVDVSGLEPGTQLTVKWLGKPVFVRRRTQEEIDAARAVDLADLPDQLAENANIAPDADASDENRSLDESGEWLVMMGVCTHFGCVPLGDAGDYGGWFCPCHGSHYDTSGRIRKGPAPTNLPVPTAVFVDDTTIQLG; encoded by the coding sequence GTGTCGCATGCAGAAGACCACGAAGGCACCCGGCGGGATTTCCTGTACTACGCTACGGCAGGTGCCGGTGCAGTAACCGCGGGGGCCGCGATCTGGCCTTTGGTCAATCAAATGAACCCGACCGCGGATGTTTTGGCCTTGTCATCCATCCGGGTTGATGTGAGCGGCCTTGAGCCGGGCACGCAATTGACCGTGAAATGGTTGGGCAAACCCGTATTCGTCCGTCGCCGGACCCAAGAGGAAATCGACGCCGCGCGCGCCGTGGACCTTGCCGATCTGCCGGACCAATTGGCGGAAAACGCCAATATCGCGCCTGATGCGGATGCATCCGATGAAAACCGTTCGCTGGATGAAAGCGGCGAATGGCTTGTCATGATGGGTGTTTGCACGCACTTTGGCTGCGTTCCACTTGGCGATGCGGGTGATTATGGTGGGTGGTTCTGCCCCTGCCACGGGTCACATTACGACACTTCGGGTCGTATTCGCAAAGGCCCGGCACCAACAAACCTGCCGGTACCAACAGCAGTATTCGTGGATGATACCACGATCCAACTCGGGTAA
- a CDS encoding cytochrome b: protein MGGIPHDHYEPKAAWEKSLAKRLPIVGLMYDTLMIPTPKNLNWMWIWGIVLTFVLVLQIVTGIVLAMHYTPHIDHAFASVEHIMRNVNGGYMLRYMHQNGASLFFVAVYAHILRGLYYGSYKAPREITWIIGMLIYVLMMGTAFMGYVLPWGQMSFWGATVITGLFGAVPFVGEALQTWLLGGPAVDNATLNRFFSLHYLLPFVILGLVIVHIWAFHTTGNNNPTGVEVRRTSKEEAEKDTLPFWPYFVIKDLFALAVILAVFFAVVGFMPNYLGHPDNYIEANALSTPAHIVPEWYFLPFYAILRAFDDTVWAVQLVSFLTGGIVDAKFFGVLAMFGAIVVMALAPWLDTSSVRSARYRPMLKWWFWVFVVNFFVLMWVGAMPAEGIYPVIALIGSAYWFAYFLIILPLLGVIEKPLARPETIEADVAAQKAAANGGSQPLATPAE from the coding sequence ATGGGTGGAATTCCTCACGATCACTACGAGCCAAAGGCCGCCTGGGAGAAAAGTCTCGCCAAGCGTTTGCCGATTGTTGGCTTGATGTACGACACATTGATGATCCCGACGCCGAAAAACCTGAACTGGATGTGGATCTGGGGCATCGTCCTCACGTTCGTTCTGGTTTTGCAGATCGTTACGGGCATCGTTCTGGCAATGCACTATACCCCGCATATTGACCATGCGTTCGCCTCGGTTGAGCATATCATGCGCAACGTGAACGGCGGCTACATGCTGCGCTACATGCACCAAAACGGGGCATCGCTCTTCTTTGTGGCGGTCTATGCGCATATTCTGCGCGGTCTCTACTACGGTTCATACAAAGCCCCGCGCGAGATCACATGGATCATCGGCATGTTGATTTATGTGCTGATGATGGGCACGGCCTTCATGGGCTATGTTTTGCCATGGGGTCAGATGTCCTTCTGGGGCGCGACCGTTATCACAGGCCTGTTCGGCGCGGTTCCATTCGTGGGTGAAGCGCTGCAAACATGGCTGCTGGGCGGACCAGCGGTCGATAACGCGACGCTGAACCGGTTCTTCTCGCTGCACTATCTGCTGCCCTTCGTCATTCTGGGCCTCGTGATCGTGCACATCTGGGCCTTCCACACCACCGGGAACAACAACCCGACCGGTGTTGAAGTGCGCCGCACGTCCAAAGAAGAAGCCGAAAAAGACACACTGCCCTTCTGGCCTTACTTCGTCATCAAGGACCTCTTCGCGCTGGCAGTGATCTTGGCGGTGTTCTTCGCGGTCGTTGGCTTCATGCCCAACTACCTCGGTCACCCCGACAACTACATCGAAGCCAATGCGCTGTCGACGCCTGCACACATCGTGCCTGAATGGTACTTCCTGCCGTTCTATGCGATCCTGCGCGCGTTCGATGATACCGTCTGGGCGGTGCAGCTTGTGTCCTTCCTGACCGGTGGCATCGTGGATGCGAAATTCTTCGGCGTGCTTGCAATGTTTGGCGCGATCGTCGTGATGGCGCTGGCACCATGGCTCGACACATCGTCGGTTCGCTCCGCACGCTACCGTCCCATGCTGAAGTGGTGGTTCTGGGTGTTCGTCGTGAACTTCTTCGTTCTGATGTGGGTCGGCGCCATGCCTGCCGAGGGCATCTATCCAGTCATCGCTTTGATTGGGTCTGCCTATTGGTTCGCATACTTCCTGATCATCCTGCCCTTGCTGGGTGTGATCGAGAAACCGCTGGCACGACCAGAAACCATCGAAGCCGACGTCGCCGCTCAAAAAGCTGCTGCAAACGGCGGATCGCAACCGCTGGCCACACCGGCCGAGTAA
- a CDS encoding cytochrome c1 — protein MAAGAYDTHIEDFDFSFEGPFGTYDQNQLQRGLQVYTEVCAACHGLKFVAIRSLSEEGGPAMPEDQVRAYAENFEVYDEEIEDFRPAKPSDHFPESGLENAPDLSLMAKARAGFHGPYGLGINQFFKGIGGPEYIASLMTGYTGEEKEEAGIILYENTAFPGGWISMAPPLDDELVEYADGHPNDLHNLSADVSAFLMWTAEPKMMARKQAGFVGVLFLTILSVLLYLTNKRIWAPVKGNKSA, from the coding sequence ATGGCGGCTGGCGCCTATGATACGCACATCGAGGATTTTGATTTCTCGTTCGAAGGACCTTTCGGGACCTATGATCAGAACCAGCTGCAGCGTGGCCTTCAGGTTTACACCGAAGTTTGTGCCGCATGCCATGGACTGAAGTTCGTCGCGATCCGCTCGCTTTCCGAAGAGGGTGGACCGGCGATGCCCGAAGACCAGGTCCGGGCCTATGCAGAGAACTTCGAAGTCTACGATGAAGAAATCGAAGACTTCCGTCCGGCAAAACCATCGGACCACTTTCCAGAATCCGGTTTGGAAAATGCACCGGACCTCAGCCTGATGGCAAAGGCGCGTGCAGGGTTCCACGGGCCTTACGGTTTGGGGATCAACCAGTTCTTCAAAGGTATCGGCGGACCTGAGTATATCGCGTCTCTCATGACCGGTTACACAGGTGAAGAGAAGGAAGAGGCAGGGATCATCCTGTATGAGAACACGGCTTTCCCCGGCGGCTGGATATCGATGGCACCGCCATTGGATGATGAACTGGTTGAGTATGCGGACGGTCACCCCAATGACTTGCACAACCTGTCGGCAGACGTATCCGCGTTCCTGATGTGGACCGCTGAACCCAAGATGATGGCGCGCAAGCAAGCCGGATTTGTCGGCGTATTGTTCCTGACGATCCTGTCGGTGCTCTTGTATCTGACAAACAAGCGCATCTGGGCGCCTGTCAAAGGCAATAAGTCAGCCTGA
- a CDS encoding MFS transporter, whose product MSVRSILLNRNFAGLLVANTILGTAFPIQLILGGLAGLVLAPSPTLATLPASIQTLAGMVAAAPISLLMGRMGRRAGFALGGLMTLMGATTATQALYADNFVLLCVAHFLMGAGWASFQYFRFAAGEVVEKKWRPVAISLMLSSLLIAAIGGPQLFIAAKDILAPVPFAGAYVATGLIAVLGLVPLLAVQMPQPKGSSQDTPARKFAPRAALRRPAIMHAVGIAAVSQGVMVFLMIPTPIAMVGCGFSEDTAGDVVRWHIVAMFAPSFFTGFLIKRFGASTVAITGLIIIVAAAVAATLGLSAMHFYGALIVLGVGWNFGFIGATAMLDAAVSENKKATVQGANDTIIALVSTICAFAAGFVVSSLGWVFLAMISGGVVVLALGVLFADRARVSHT is encoded by the coding sequence GTGTCGGTCAGATCTATCCTTCTCAATCGAAACTTTGCAGGCTTGTTGGTCGCGAACACAATCCTTGGCACGGCGTTTCCCATTCAGTTGATCCTCGGAGGGCTGGCGGGACTCGTGCTGGCACCCAGCCCGACGCTGGCAACACTTCCCGCGTCGATCCAGACACTGGCGGGCATGGTCGCGGCTGCGCCGATTTCGCTCCTGATGGGGCGTATGGGGCGACGCGCCGGTTTTGCCCTTGGCGGTTTGATGACGCTGATGGGAGCAACAACAGCCACACAAGCCCTCTACGCTGACAACTTCGTGCTGCTTTGCGTCGCGCATTTTCTGATGGGCGCAGGTTGGGCTTCGTTTCAGTATTTCCGTTTCGCTGCGGGTGAAGTGGTTGAGAAGAAGTGGCGACCAGTGGCAATCTCACTGATGTTGAGTTCGCTTTTGATCGCGGCAATCGGTGGTCCGCAACTCTTTATTGCTGCGAAAGACATACTCGCCCCTGTCCCATTTGCCGGGGCATATGTGGCCACAGGTCTGATTGCAGTGCTCGGCCTCGTCCCGCTTTTGGCTGTGCAGATGCCGCAACCAAAGGGATCATCGCAGGATACGCCAGCACGCAAGTTCGCGCCACGCGCTGCACTTCGCAGACCAGCCATCATGCATGCGGTCGGGATTGCTGCGGTGTCTCAAGGGGTGATGGTCTTTTTGATGATCCCGACACCGATCGCCATGGTCGGATGCGGGTTCAGTGAGGATACTGCGGGCGACGTTGTGCGCTGGCACATCGTTGCGATGTTCGCGCCCAGCTTCTTTACGGGCTTTCTGATCAAACGTTTTGGGGCATCCACCGTAGCGATCACCGGGCTGATCATTATCGTCGCAGCGGCGGTTGCCGCCACGCTGGGTCTTTCCGCAATGCACTTTTACGGCGCATTGATAGTGTTGGGGGTAGGTTGGAACTTTGGTTTTATCGGTGCCACGGCAATGTTGGACGCCGCCGTCAGCGAAAATAAAAAGGCTACGGTTCAGGGCGCCAACGACACCATTATCGCATTGGTTTCGACCATCTGCGCATTTGCCGCAGGCTTTGTTGTATCGAGCCTCGGCTGGGTTTTTCTCGCCATGATTTCAGGTGGCGTTGTTGTTCTGGCGCTTGGTGTGTTGTTTGCGGACCGGGCGAGAGTATCGCATACCTAG
- a CDS encoding DUF6044 family protein produces the protein MLIILGHWIPYVIMGDGAYLTIHDYLDSSLLKAKVLADSGQVFAPSSSIIAQYDIPRGALRSEFQMPTLLNMFLSPLATHIVLTLFMQAAAFLGMYLLLMRRILGREARVLCVGVALCYALLPFWTPGVLGVAGLPLVLYAFLGLREGERGWHLWAILLLFPFFSSLVTVGFFFLCMVAGLFVYDMLVRRRFNVAFLFGMAAMSAVYLAVEYRLVLNSINPVFTSHRQEASPVFVPLTAALDRAWDNFLNGQYHAHSLQSEVILPTILLALLLSLWKRQFRDRHLWLLIATVSFCAAISLFYGLWSSVVLEPIRTSVPLLLKFNFSRFHWLHPLLWFVAFALALALIQRQIPYRRLGLACVCLAIALQAHWAGYKNHPILEAREKHGISYAAFFATPLFSEIKRDIGQPVEDYRVVSLGIHPAIAAYNGFHTADWYLTYYPLEKKRAMRGVIAKELEKSAGLKRYFDDWGNRLYLFSAELDRDFLARRRTDAIQMPEYDLDRLRALGVTYIFSRVELYDAPPLFGEYRHPGSHWDINVYKLTD, from the coding sequence ATGTTGATCATATTGGGGCACTGGATACCTTATGTCATTATGGGCGACGGGGCCTATCTTACCATTCATGACTATCTTGACAGTTCTCTCCTGAAGGCCAAGGTGCTGGCGGATAGCGGACAGGTTTTTGCTCCTTCATCGAGCATCATTGCCCAATACGACATCCCCCGCGGCGCGTTGCGCAGCGAATTTCAGATGCCCACGCTGCTGAACATGTTTCTATCGCCTCTGGCGACCCATATCGTGCTGACACTGTTCATGCAGGCCGCGGCGTTTCTTGGTATGTATTTGCTGCTTATGCGCCGCATTTTGGGCCGGGAGGCGCGCGTTCTGTGCGTCGGTGTCGCTCTTTGTTATGCGCTGCTTCCGTTCTGGACGCCGGGCGTTTTGGGGGTCGCGGGCTTGCCGCTCGTCCTCTATGCATTTCTGGGGCTGCGCGAGGGCGAACGGGGTTGGCATCTATGGGCCATCCTCTTGCTGTTCCCTTTTTTCAGCAGCCTCGTCACGGTTGGGTTTTTCTTTCTGTGCATGGTGGCTGGGCTGTTCGTTTACGACATGCTTGTGCGGCGACGTTTCAATGTGGCCTTTCTATTCGGAATGGCGGCGATGAGCGCTGTGTATCTCGCCGTGGAATACCGTCTGGTGCTGAATTCCATAAACCCGGTGTTCACCTCGCACCGTCAGGAGGCGTCACCGGTTTTTGTGCCCCTGACTGCAGCTTTGGACCGCGCTTGGGATAACTTTTTAAATGGCCAGTATCACGCACACAGCCTGCAAAGCGAAGTCATTCTACCGACGATACTGCTGGCCCTTTTGCTAAGCCTCTGGAAACGGCAATTCAGGGATCGTCATCTGTGGCTGCTGATCGCTACGGTGTCATTTTGCGCGGCCATTTCGCTGTTTTATGGTCTGTGGTCGTCCGTGGTGCTGGAACCGATACGCACTTCTGTTCCGCTGCTGCTTAAATTCAACTTCAGCCGCTTTCACTGGCTGCACCCTTTGCTCTGGTTTGTCGCTTTTGCTTTGGCCCTGGCGCTGATCCAGCGTCAAATTCCATACCGACGCCTCGGGCTTGCGTGCGTCTGTCTGGCCATCGCCCTTCAGGCGCATTGGGCAGGTTATAAAAACCACCCCATCCTTGAGGCCAGGGAGAAACACGGAATAAGCTATGCTGCGTTTTTTGCGACACCGCTTTTCTCTGAAATCAAACGGGACATAGGTCAGCCTGTCGAAGACTACCGCGTGGTCAGCCTTGGCATACATCCGGCGATCGCTGCCTATAACGGCTTTCATACGGCGGACTGGTACCTGACCTATTACCCGTTGGAGAAGAAACGGGCGATGCGCGGGGTTATCGCGAAGGAGCTGGAAAAAAGCGCGGGTTTGAAACGCTATTTCGATGACTGGGGCAACCGGCTCTATCTTTTCAGCGCCGAACTGGACAGGGACTTTCTCGCCCGCCGCCGCACAGATGCAATCCAGATGCCGGAATATGACCTCGACCGCCTACGCGCGCTCGGCGTGACGTATATTTTCTCTCGGGTGGAACTCTACGACGCACCGCCTCTGTTCGGGGAGTATCGCCACCCCGGCAGCCATTGGGACATCAACGTCTATAAACTGACCGACTGA
- the rffA gene encoding dTDP-4-amino-4,6-dideoxygalactose transaminase: MEWRIPFNKPALVGTESGEVQQVFAQGKFAGGGTFNKACNRWLRDHLDASGVLITTSCTHALEMAALLCDLQPQDEVILPSYAFTSTATAFARCGAKLVFVDCEAATMNLDANAVAAAITPRSKVIVALHYAGVSCDMRALRALADEHGLKIVEDAAQALFASYDGKPCGTLGDYGCFSFHETKNMHCGEGGALVLNRPEDVQKAEVLLEKGTNRMQFFRGETSRYEWVGMGSSYVPSELNAAFLLAQLKAGAQITQARLASWQSYERLLRPLEEAGHVALPNPPRDCQHNAHIFWIKLAGKPERDAMIAHLKAQGIAAVFHYIPLHSAPAGRVYGTFHGEDINTTRESERLLRLPLYYAITQEEIAEVVHAVTAFFALTGETHSAVG, encoded by the coding sequence ATGGAATGGCGTATCCCGTTTAACAAACCAGCGCTTGTCGGCACTGAATCCGGCGAAGTGCAACAGGTTTTTGCGCAGGGTAAATTTGCCGGCGGCGGCACGTTCAACAAGGCGTGCAACAGGTGGCTGCGGGATCACCTCGATGCCAGCGGTGTTCTGATTACGACGTCTTGCACCCATGCTTTGGAAATGGCGGCGTTGCTGTGTGATTTGCAGCCGCAGGATGAGGTCATCCTGCCGTCCTATGCTTTTACCTCTACAGCAACCGCCTTCGCCCGTTGCGGAGCCAAGCTGGTTTTTGTCGATTGTGAAGCGGCGACGATGAACCTCGATGCGAATGCGGTTGCAGCAGCGATCACGCCGCGCAGCAAGGTGATCGTGGCTTTGCATTATGCCGGGGTAAGCTGTGACATGCGTGCCTTGCGTGCGCTGGCCGATGAACATGGATTGAAGATCGTAGAGGATGCCGCACAGGCCCTGTTTGCATCTTATGATGGCAAGCCCTGCGGGACGCTTGGGGACTACGGCTGTTTCAGCTTTCACGAAACGAAGAACATGCACTGCGGTGAGGGCGGCGCTTTGGTGCTCAACCGTCCCGAAGACGTGCAGAAGGCTGAGGTGCTCCTTGAGAAAGGAACCAATCGGATGCAGTTCTTCCGTGGTGAAACCTCCCGTTACGAATGGGTGGGCATGGGATCATCCTATGTGCCGAGTGAATTGAACGCCGCCTTCCTTTTGGCGCAACTCAAGGCGGGCGCGCAGATCACGCAAGCGCGTCTGGCAAGCTGGCAGAGCTATGAACGACTGCTGCGCCCGCTCGAAGAGGCCGGACACGTCGCATTGCCGAACCCGCCACGTGATTGTCAGCACAATGCGCATATCTTCTGGATCAAGTTGGCGGGTAAGCCGGAGCGTGACGCGATGATCGCGCATCTGAAAGCGCAGGGGATAGCAGCGGTGTTTCACTATATTCCCCTGCATTCCGCACCCGCTGGCAGGGTTTATGGCACCTTCCACGGGGAGGACATAAACACGACCCGTGAAAGCGAACGGCTGCTGCGTCTGCCGCTTTACTACGCGATCACCCAAGAGGAGATCGCGGAGGTGGTGCATGCCGTCACAGCCTTCTTTGCCCTGACCGGAGAGACACACAGTGCCGTCGGCTGA
- a CDS encoding sulfotransferase family protein: MSAPVFQPVFLLCSERSGSNLFIRLLDSHPVFCGPPPSHLIRTLALNLTRLGDVAQDEKAWQRLLDISARVMQHQLGIWQCSLDATALARRVTERSVRGVISAIYTAEAHAQNKTRSVIKENRIHIFLPFLMQAFPDARYVWVVRDPRDMALSWKRSSNHPGDVRRGTQIWLQDQERFRQIFGYLAPAGQIMRLRYEDILQEPVPTLTALCDFLQVTYDPAMLNFHDKEDTKANAARIANWENLAKPLIGGNTGKFHEALTREEIAYIETACATEMHAHDYTLTEEPGERKAAEQAMELRYGQEDLALQWRALTPEEQAIREGRQNVIDYINALPIRLAT; the protein is encoded by the coding sequence ATGTCTGCACCCGTATTTCAGCCGGTCTTCCTGCTGTGTTCCGAGCGGTCCGGCAGCAATTTGTTTATCCGGCTTCTGGACAGCCATCCCGTGTTCTGTGGGCCGCCGCCCTCCCATCTGATCCGGACTTTGGCGCTTAATCTGACCCGGCTCGGCGACGTGGCGCAGGATGAAAAGGCGTGGCAGCGGCTATTGGATATCAGCGCGCGCGTCATGCAGCACCAACTCGGTATCTGGCAGTGTTCCCTGGATGCAACAGCGCTTGCGCGGCGCGTTACAGAGCGGTCGGTGCGCGGCGTCATTTCTGCAATCTATACAGCCGAAGCGCATGCTCAGAACAAGACCAGAAGCGTCATCAAGGAAAACCGCATCCATATCTTCCTGCCTTTTCTGATGCAGGCGTTTCCTGATGCGCGATATGTCTGGGTTGTGCGTGACCCGCGGGATATGGCGCTGTCCTGGAAACGATCATCAAATCATCCGGGTGACGTTCGGCGCGGCACGCAGATCTGGTTGCAGGATCAGGAGCGTTTCCGCCAGATATTTGGCTATCTTGCCCCCGCCGGACAGATCATGCGGTTGCGCTATGAAGACATCCTGCAAGAGCCCGTACCAACCTTGACCGCGCTTTGTGATTTTCTGCAAGTGACCTATGACCCGGCAATGCTGAACTTTCACGACAAGGAAGACACCAAAGCCAATGCTGCGCGTATCGCAAACTGGGAAAACCTCGCAAAGCCCCTGATCGGTGGCAATACCGGGAAATTTCACGAGGCACTTACACGAGAAGAGATTGCCTATATCGAAACGGCCTGCGCGACCGAAATGCATGCGCACGATTACACGCTGACCGAGGAGCCCGGAGAGCGTAAAGCGGCCGAGCAGGCCATGGAACTGCGGTACGGGCAAGAAGACCTTGCGTTGCAGTGGCGCGCGTTGACCCCTGAGGAGCAGGCGATACGGGAGGGCCGTCAAAACGTCATTGACTATATCAACGCGCTTCCGATACGGCTGGCTACGTGA
- a CDS encoding lysylphosphatidylglycerol synthase transmembrane domain-containing protein, translating into MKLKNILKLAFGLSLLAFLFIMADFQALAVMLGQMHWGYGFIGFAAFAATSALDMWRLRMASPSAAQVRWFAFARMHIESYAMAPLLPGHIGVDAYRVATIGRGTGQGYVEPAVILFGLRVFSLLTMLGLTFGLFLGLPEWREVYKPLVLAVISFPVWGVVLTTVAALLSVVLAWLLWRRAGPRLLNRFAGVRQAWAALTWPRLMRLLAMSIAMIILRIFTFLLTLQAFGIELDVWLGTSVALCAALAWLLPLSPAGIGVREGVIVGLLVWLGIDYVPALAVALLNRVYFLLFAGIGGVSFLLPKTNATLATQENHS; encoded by the coding sequence GTGAAACTCAAAAACATCCTGAAGCTCGCTTTCGGGCTTTCCCTGCTGGCATTTCTTTTCATCATGGCCGACTTTCAGGCGCTGGCCGTGATGCTGGGGCAGATGCATTGGGGCTATGGGTTCATCGGTTTCGCGGCCTTTGCCGCGACGAGCGCGCTGGACATGTGGCGGTTGCGCATGGCCAGCCCATCGGCCGCGCAGGTCCGTTGGTTTGCCTTTGCCCGGATGCACATCGAAAGCTACGCGATGGCACCGCTTTTGCCGGGGCACATCGGCGTTGATGCCTACCGGGTTGCCACCATCGGACGGGGCACCGGGCAAGGATACGTGGAACCCGCGGTCATTCTGTTCGGTCTGCGTGTGTTCAGTCTGCTGACGATGCTTGGTCTGACGTTCGGTTTGTTCCTAGGGCTGCCGGAATGGCGCGAGGTCTACAAACCTCTTGTCCTCGCGGTCATATCATTCCCTGTTTGGGGGGTGGTGTTAACAACCGTCGCGGCGCTGTTGTCGGTGGTGCTGGCGTGGCTGCTGTGGCGTCGAGCAGGGCCGCGTCTTCTGAACCGTTTCGCGGGGGTCCGACAGGCGTGGGCGGCACTGACATGGCCGCGTTTGATGCGATTGCTGGCGATGAGCATCGCGATGATCATCCTGCGGATTTTCACATTCCTGCTGACATTGCAGGCCTTTGGAATCGAACTGGATGTGTGGCTGGGCACCTCTGTTGCGTTATGCGCGGCACTGGCCTGGTTACTGCCCCTCAGCCCTGCGGGGATCGGCGTGCGTGAAGGCGTGATTGTTGGGCTTTTGGTCTGGTTGGGCATCGACTATGTGCCGGCATTGGCCGTGGCGCTGCTGAACCGGGTTTACTTTTTGCTCTTCGCGGGGATCGGAGGCGTTTCGTTCCTGCTGCCGAAAACCAATGCCACACTGGCTACGCAGGAAAACCACTCATAG
- a CDS encoding WbqC family protein — translation MPKSVAILQSNYIPWKGYFDLIRKVDLFIFYDDLQYTKNDWRNRNKIKTPMGARWLTIPCGSSWNRLINEVRVDNASWQKKHFDTLKQHYAAAPYWKTYAPFLEEVYLGENWEYLSDLNQTVIKRISQAFLGITTEFDNSERYHLTASKGERVLQLLERVGATHYVSGPAAKSYLVEDEFVTRGITLEFMDYAGYPKYPQLYPPFEPAVTILDMLLNLGPATLEYMQPADKR, via the coding sequence ATGCCGAAATCCGTCGCCATTTTGCAGTCCAACTACATCCCGTGGAAAGGATATTTCGACCTGATACGAAAGGTTGATTTGTTTATTTTCTATGACGATTTGCAATACACCAAGAATGACTGGAGAAACCGCAACAAGATCAAAACGCCTATGGGAGCGAGATGGTTGACGATCCCTTGTGGAAGCAGTTGGAACAGGCTGATCAACGAAGTGCGGGTTGATAACGCGTCTTGGCAAAAGAAGCACTTCGACACGCTCAAACAGCATTACGCTGCTGCGCCTTACTGGAAAACCTACGCACCCTTTCTCGAAGAAGTCTACCTTGGGGAAAACTGGGAATACCTCTCTGATCTGAACCAGACAGTCATCAAACGCATCAGTCAGGCGTTTCTGGGGATCACGACCGAATTCGACAATTCCGAGCGTTATCATCTTACGGCGAGTAAGGGAGAACGGGTCTTGCAGCTACTGGAGCGCGTGGGCGCCACGCATTACGTCAGCGGTCCCGCTGCCAAAAGCTATCTGGTGGAAGATGAGTTCGTCACGCGTGGCATCACGCTGGAATTCATGGATTATGCCGGCTACCCGAAGTATCCGCAGCTCTATCCTCCTTTTGAGCCTGCGGTGACGATTCTGGATATGCTGCTGAACTTGGGCCCGGCCACGCTGGAATACATGCAACCGGCGGACAAGCGGTAG